Proteins from a single region of Abyssalbus ytuae:
- a CDS encoding SusC/RagA family TonB-linked outer membrane protein → MKRIKQSCFDYYFLIPFKGIISVVIILMSTSLFAQEAKMVQGTVMSDDGSPLPGVNIVIKNSSIGTTTDFDGNYSISTSPEDILVFTYIGFESQEITVGNENIINVTMKEDFANLDEVVVIGYGTQRKADLTGAVSVVDVDYAKKTMTYDVAKMLQGQAPGVTVQSSGEPGGFVNIKIRGITSFRNNNPLFVVDGVIVEDPYDFATGDIESMQVLKDASSAAIYGARGANGVVIITTKKGKEGKLNISYKTTIGFQNVAKNRWYSLANREQYQQLVRAAETNANDQGLNVPISPGVYPDNELFIDNINTDWQDAAFKAGIIENHSIGLNGGAKKLSYNVNLDYFKNTSYIETPQAYERYSANINLNGEKGRFKYGAKLAYSFSDKENFNEYLAGTSSIINLLQAIPTMPVYDPTRDGGYGGTDGIAQRAITLNIIGYNNLITNENKRNRFVGNIWGEFEIFKGLKYKLNISGDRLNWNTRYFNPPSDLGWYYVTGNAESRLETTNGHITRTILNNLLTYDVTLVDKHVFNLMAGVIQERSDNYNLTARGTGYEPGEIAHFEYADDRDAFERETVETYKSYIGRLNYSFDDKYLLEATFRQDKSSKFQPKNNTGNYFSVSGAWKVHNEDFISLPDWLNTLKLRAGYGQLGNNTIGVYEFALNTNSFANYLFGDDLAPGTTVVKIVDPDIKWEDTETTNVAAEFGMFNNRLQFTAEYFKKKSTDLLANVPIPYSSGSFPIELTTNAGTVQNTGMEFTLSFSDTVKDFGYNISANLGTLKNEVLKIGNNNTPIQDGVGRTEVGRSAGEIYTYQTEGIFQSQEEIDNAPFQTGNTRPGDIKFKDINEDGQINDEDRTFQGTVIPKINFGLNLSANYKNFDFSCFFQGAAGHKIYNATYQNLMLGDLVNSHTDMLNYWRPDNTDTNVPRPVIGDPNGNNRNSNRFIEDGDYVRLQNIEIGYNLPIETKVFEKARIFASGQNLFVITKYNGFDPDFLSNGLFNRGTEFGSFPNPRTLALGVQVDF, encoded by the coding sequence ATGAAGAGAATTAAACAATCTTGTTTTGATTACTATTTTCTAATACCTTTTAAAGGGATAATTAGTGTTGTAATTATTTTGATGTCTACCAGTCTTTTTGCCCAGGAGGCAAAGATGGTTCAAGGGACAGTTATGTCTGATGATGGAAGTCCGTTGCCAGGTGTAAACATTGTTATTAAAAATTCAAGTATCGGTACTACGACCGATTTTGATGGTAATTATTCCATATCCACTTCGCCTGAAGATATATTGGTATTCACCTATATTGGTTTTGAAAGCCAGGAGATAACCGTAGGAAATGAAAATATAATAAATGTTACTATGAAAGAAGATTTTGCAAATCTTGATGAAGTAGTAGTTATAGGTTATGGAACACAGCGTAAAGCTGATTTAACAGGGGCAGTTAGTGTTGTAGATGTAGACTATGCAAAAAAAACAATGACTTATGATGTAGCAAAAATGCTTCAAGGTCAAGCACCTGGTGTTACTGTTCAATCTTCCGGAGAACCCGGAGGGTTTGTTAACATAAAGATTAGAGGTATTACTTCATTCAGAAATAATAACCCGTTATTTGTTGTGGATGGGGTAATTGTTGAAGACCCATATGACTTTGCTACTGGTGATATTGAATCCATGCAAGTACTAAAAGATGCTTCGTCTGCTGCTATTTATGGTGCTCGTGGTGCCAATGGTGTTGTAATTATCACTACAAAAAAAGGTAAAGAGGGCAAATTAAATATTAGTTATAAAACAACAATTGGTTTTCAGAATGTAGCTAAAAACAGATGGTATTCGTTGGCTAATAGAGAACAATATCAACAATTAGTGAGGGCTGCAGAAACGAATGCTAATGATCAAGGATTAAATGTGCCTATTTCCCCTGGTGTATACCCAGATAATGAATTATTCATTGATAATATTAATACAGATTGGCAGGATGCTGCTTTTAAGGCAGGAATTATAGAGAATCATAGTATTGGTTTAAACGGTGGGGCTAAGAAGTTAAGTTATAATGTAAACTTGGATTATTTTAAAAACACGAGTTATATTGAAACACCTCAGGCTTATGAAAGATACTCTGCAAATATTAATCTAAATGGTGAAAAAGGACGCTTTAAATATGGTGCTAAATTAGCCTATTCATTTTCTGATAAGGAAAATTTCAATGAATATTTAGCAGGTACAAGTTCGATCATCAATCTACTTCAAGCAATACCTACTATGCCGGTTTACGATCCAACTAGAGATGGAGGTTATGGAGGAACTGATGGTATCGCACAAAGAGCTATTACTTTAAATATTATAGGTTATAATAACTTAATAACCAACGAGAATAAGAGAAATAGATTTGTAGGCAATATTTGGGGGGAGTTTGAAATCTTTAAAGGATTGAAATACAAACTTAACATTAGTGGGGATCGATTAAATTGGAACACTAGGTATTTTAATCCGCCTAGTGATTTAGGGTGGTATTATGTTACAGGAAATGCTGAGTCTAGACTAGAAACAACCAATGGACATATAACCCGTACCATTCTAAACAATTTATTGACGTATGATGTAACACTCGTAGACAAACATGTTTTTAATTTAATGGCAGGTGTAATCCAAGAGCGTAGCGATAATTATAACTTAACCGCAAGAGGTACTGGTTATGAACCTGGTGAGATTGCTCATTTTGAATATGCTGATGATAGGGATGCTTTTGAACGGGAAACTGTTGAAACCTATAAATCTTACATTGGACGACTAAATTATTCATTCGATGATAAATATTTACTGGAAGCAACTTTTAGACAGGATAAGTCTTCCAAATTTCAGCCTAAAAACAATACAGGTAATTATTTCTCTGTATCTGGTGCATGGAAAGTCCATAATGAAGATTTTATATCCTTACCAGATTGGTTAAATACCTTAAAATTGAGAGCCGGTTATGGACAGTTGGGTAATAATACAATTGGAGTTTATGAATTTGCTTTAAACACTAATTCGTTTGCTAATTATTTATTTGGTGATGATTTAGCGCCCGGTACAACTGTAGTAAAAATTGTAGATCCGGATATTAAATGGGAAGATACAGAGACTACTAATGTGGCAGCAGAATTTGGAATGTTCAATAACAGATTGCAGTTTACAGCAGAATACTTTAAGAAAAAATCTACAGATTTATTAGCAAACGTTCCAATTCCATACTCTTCAGGTTCATTCCCGATTGAATTAACAACAAATGCAGGAACGGTTCAGAACACAGGTATGGAGTTTACTCTAAGTTTTAGTGATACCGTTAAAGATTTTGGCTATAATATTTCAGCTAATTTGGGAACCCTTAAAAATGAAGTACTGAAAATCGGTAACAATAATACACCAATTCAAGATGGTGTTGGTAGAACTGAGGTTGGAAGATCTGCGGGTGAAATTTATACTTATCAAACAGAGGGAATTTTCCAATCACAAGAAGAAATAGACAATGCTCCTTTTCAAACTGGTAATACACGACCAGGGGATATTAAATTTAAGGATATAAATGAAGATGGTCAAATTAATGATGAAGACAGGACATTTCAGGGAACTGTAATTCCAAAAATTAATTTTGGCTTAAATCTAAGTGCTAATTATAAGAATTTTGATTTCTCTTGTTTCTTCCAGGGAGCAGCAGGACACAAAATTTACAATGCTACATACCAAAACTTAATGTTAGGAGATTTGGTAAATAGCCATACAGATATGTTAAATTACTGGAGACCTGATAACACAGATACAAATGTGCCCAGGCCAGTAATTGGAGATCCGAATGGTAACAATAGAAATTCTAATAGATTTATTGAAGACGGGGATTATGTTAGATTACAAAACATAGAGATTGGATACAACTTACCCATTGAAACCAAAGTCTTTGAAAAAGCAAGAATCTTTGCTTCAGGACAAAATTTGTTTGTCATAACTAAATATAATGGCTTCGATCCGGACTTTTTAAGTAATGGGTTGTTTAATAGAGGAACAGAATTTGGATCTTTTCCTAATCCAAGAACACTTGCGTTAGGAGTACAAGTAGATTTTTAA
- a CDS encoding RagB/SusD family nutrient uptake outer membrane protein has protein sequence MKTKNILYNLVGVIILLATGCVSDEDLNQVSPNFDTAASFWQNDTDALKGVNAVYGSLLTDGTYMRSTPLLLDLKGDGTRSNSPWSAMANVGRFNTSISDAAIYGWAFETYYQGIYRANQVLDNVPGIEMEDSALKNRILGQAYFLRGLYFFHAVNMFKNVPLPLVSTEIYHEQKSQEEGWEQVIFDLQMAADLLPVSYNDVSGLDAGQVGRATRGAALAYLGKAYLFTYDYQNAHDAFQDVIDLGIYSLVSNFRDNFTENNENNSESVFEVQFSREAGGVDLGWGGAPVSGWGKTSARAITYGPPTFGFTDVQPTWTLFNEYQDELTIDGEVDPRLDVTMFYNKPGGMMLYGVDFASHYGGNDTYLNEIFCAKYQNSDGDRENEYDWRSGINERIMRYADVLLMYAECLNELGQTAQSYQYIQMVRDRVNLPDLATTKPNMTQQQMRDQIAHERFLEFALEGHRFDDIRRWGWLEDSAKLDWLKARDSEFNSYVPGREYFPIPQAEMDNNPLLTEQNDGY, from the coding sequence ATGAAAACCAAAAATATATTATACAACTTAGTAGGAGTCATAATACTACTTGCTACGGGATGTGTTAGCGATGAGGATCTAAACCAGGTATCCCCTAATTTTGACACAGCTGCATCTTTTTGGCAAAATGATACTGATGCTTTAAAAGGAGTAAATGCAGTATATGGAAGTTTATTAACGGATGGAACATACATGAGAAGTACCCCTTTATTGTTGGATTTAAAAGGAGACGGAACAAGGAGTAATAGCCCTTGGTCGGCCATGGCAAATGTCGGAAGGTTTAATACCAGTATTTCTGACGCAGCTATCTACGGATGGGCATTCGAAACCTATTACCAGGGAATTTATCGGGCTAATCAAGTATTGGACAATGTTCCTGGAATAGAGATGGAAGATTCAGCTTTAAAAAATAGAATTTTAGGTCAAGCTTATTTTTTACGAGGGTTATATTTTTTTCATGCAGTAAATATGTTTAAAAATGTTCCTTTACCACTGGTTAGTACTGAAATTTACCATGAGCAAAAATCTCAGGAAGAAGGTTGGGAACAGGTGATTTTTGATTTACAAATGGCAGCAGATTTATTACCTGTATCCTATAATGATGTTAGTGGGTTAGATGCCGGACAAGTTGGAAGAGCAACCAGGGGAGCTGCGTTAGCTTATCTGGGAAAAGCATATTTATTTACTTACGATTACCAAAATGCTCACGATGCATTCCAGGATGTCATCGATTTGGGAATTTATTCTTTAGTGTCAAATTTTAGGGATAATTTCACTGAAAATAATGAAAATAATTCTGAATCTGTTTTTGAAGTACAGTTTAGCAGAGAGGCCGGTGGTGTGGATTTAGGATGGGGAGGAGCACCGGTATCCGGCTGGGGGAAAACTTCAGCCAGGGCTATTACTTATGGACCACCTACATTTGGTTTTACAGATGTTCAACCCACCTGGACACTTTTCAATGAATATCAGGATGAATTGACTATAGATGGTGAAGTAGATCCAAGGCTTGATGTGACAATGTTTTACAACAAGCCTGGAGGAATGATGTTGTATGGTGTAGATTTTGCAAGTCACTATGGTGGTAATGATACATATCTTAATGAAATTTTTTGTGCTAAATATCAAAATTCAGATGGAGATAGAGAAAACGAATATGATTGGAGATCTGGAATTAATGAAAGAATAATGAGATATGCCGATGTTCTTCTAATGTATGCGGAATGTTTAAATGAATTAGGACAAACAGCACAATCTTACCAATATATTCAAATGGTGAGGGACAGGGTTAACTTACCGGATCTGGCAACTACAAAACCAAATATGACCCAGCAGCAAATGCGTGACCAGATAGCACATGAAAGATTTTTGGAGTTTGCATTAGAAGGTCACCGTTTTGATGACATTCGTCGTTGGGGATGGTTGGAAGATTCTGCAAAATTAGATTGGCTAAAAGCCAGGGATTCTGAGTTTAACAGCTATGTGCCGGGAAGAGAATATTTTCCAATTCCCCAGGCAGAAATGGATAATAATCCTTTATTAACCGAACAAAATGACGGATATTAA
- a CDS encoding alpha-N-arabinofuranosidase — MKVKYFLVLLFSYTGFVYSQKASINIVNDPEAPLISKHIYGHFAEHLGRCIYGGFYVGENSEVPNTQGVRNDIIKALKEIKIPNLRWPGGCFADTYHWKDGIGSKENRPAIVNRWWGGVTEDNSFGTHDFLNLCEVLGAEPYLAANVGSGTVQEFNEWVQYVNHQGKSPMSDLRKENGRLQPWNVKFWGVGNEMWGCGGHMTPEYYANIYKQYATFMTDWSNSDKLFRIASGANVADYHWTEVLMRDIPKNLIEGVALHSYSFVEWSNKGSATDFNEAQYFSTMQTALKMEELVTKHSEIMDKYDPQNKIALIVDEWGGWYNVEEGTNPGFLYQQNTMRDAMIAGVTLNIFNNHSRRVKMANLAQTVNVLQAVILTEDEKMLRTPTYHVMKMYTVHHDARLLPVEIKSPEYVYDNEKLPAISVSASKDKEGAVHISLVNIDAEKSNTITVNLDNIPVKKAEGSILKSPNLQDHNTFDNPDKIMPVKFKDFKLKKEYVEVTLPPFSVVVLELK, encoded by the coding sequence ATGAAAGTAAAATATTTTCTAGTATTATTATTTAGTTATACAGGCTTTGTGTATTCTCAAAAAGCAAGCATTAATATAGTTAACGATCCGGAAGCTCCCCTGATCAGTAAACATATTTATGGTCATTTTGCCGAACATTTGGGCAGATGTATCTATGGAGGGTTTTATGTGGGTGAAAACAGTGAAGTTCCAAATACACAGGGAGTACGTAATGATATAATTAAAGCTTTAAAAGAAATAAAAATTCCAAACCTAAGATGGCCGGGCGGGTGCTTTGCAGATACTTATCACTGGAAAGATGGTATAGGGTCAAAAGAAAACAGGCCGGCAATAGTAAATAGGTGGTGGGGAGGAGTTACCGAAGACAATAGTTTTGGTACTCATGATTTTCTGAATTTATGCGAAGTATTAGGAGCTGAACCATACCTGGCAGCTAATGTGGGAAGCGGAACCGTACAGGAATTTAACGAATGGGTTCAGTATGTTAACCATCAGGGTAAAAGCCCAATGTCCGACTTGAGAAAAGAAAATGGCCGCCTGCAACCCTGGAATGTAAAATTTTGGGGTGTGGGAAATGAAATGTGGGGATGTGGCGGACATATGACTCCGGAATATTATGCAAATATTTATAAACAATACGCTACCTTTATGACAGACTGGTCCAATAGCGACAAGCTGTTCAGGATTGCGTCAGGAGCAAATGTTGCAGACTATCACTGGACTGAAGTTTTAATGAGGGATATCCCTAAAAACCTGATTGAAGGTGTGGCCCTCCATTCCTATTCTTTTGTGGAGTGGTCAAATAAAGGATCGGCAACTGATTTTAATGAAGCACAGTATTTTTCTACTATGCAAACTGCCTTAAAAATGGAGGAACTTGTAACGAAACATTCCGAAATAATGGATAAGTATGATCCTCAAAATAAAATTGCTCTTATTGTGGATGAGTGGGGAGGATGGTATAATGTTGAGGAGGGAACTAACCCGGGCTTTTTATATCAGCAAAACACTATGAGAGATGCTATGATAGCCGGAGTTACCCTTAACATCTTTAACAACCATAGCAGGAGGGTGAAAATGGCAAACCTTGCACAAACTGTAAATGTTTTACAGGCAGTTATTTTAACCGAAGATGAAAAAATGCTGCGTACCCCTACCTATCATGTCATGAAAATGTATACGGTACATCATGACGCCAGGTTACTTCCCGTGGAAATCAAATCGCCGGAATATGTATATGATAATGAAAAATTACCGGCTATATCGGTATCTGCTTCTAAAGATAAAGAAGGAGCAGTGCATATTTCTTTGGTAAATATAGATGCCGAAAAATCAAACACAATTACTGTAAACCTGGATAATATACCGGTAAAAAAAGCAGAAGGAAGTATTTTGAAATCTCCTAACCTTCAGGATCACAATACTTTTGATAATCCTGATAAGATAATGCCGGTTAAGTTTAAAGATTTTAAACTTAAAAAAGAATATGTAGAAGTGACCTTACCTCCATTTTCAGTAGTGGTGTTAGAATTGAAGTGA
- a CDS encoding arabinan endo-1,5-alpha-L-arabinosidase → MKLYLKSISFIFFFLLIFTTGCSGDDPVSSPDTEVEEEEEEEENDTFSGPTYADDYTPISSWDDRNKWNLANIHDPTVVKDGDYFYMYQTDASYGNVHDGHGHFHARRSTDLVNWEYMGSTMDEAPGWVKDSLNSNRVRMGLPEIDNPQYGFWAPCVKKAGNIYRMYYSLVVHELIEGADDCASWGERPYIGMMECTDLASNQWEDKGIVITSVPDGIEDYYRDSCNDWSSYYKFNAIDPGLIVTPEGEHWLIYGSWMTGITAVQLDPITGKPYQLENIDDYGVRIAGRGNVNADRWQALEGAEIIYNSDTGYYYLFLAYDELSVAYNTRVARSSSITGPYVGIDGLNVTSGAQCWPMITHPYKFDSHAGWVGFSHCSVFQDPSTQQWYYASQARLPENVPGINVSNAVMMGHVRKIHWTDDGWPVVAPERYAGVPQEEITESDLTGRWEQITMEYQYKTMQESVALILNDNHTISGEVSGTWSFDSGSNTLTVNDVDLILEQSWDWEASIRKVTLTYTGLTPSGRPVWGKKK, encoded by the coding sequence ATGAAATTATATCTGAAATCCATATCGTTTATTTTCTTTTTTCTGCTGATTTTTACCACAGGTTGTTCAGGAGATGATCCTGTATCTTCACCTGATACCGAAGTTGAAGAAGAGGAGGAGGAAGAGGAAAATGATACCTTTTCAGGTCCCACGTATGCTGATGATTATACGCCCATCAGTTCCTGGGATGATAGAAATAAATGGAACCTGGCAAATATACATGACCCTACGGTCGTAAAAGATGGAGACTATTTTTATATGTACCAGACCGATGCATCATATGGAAATGTTCACGATGGCCACGGACATTTTCATGCAAGGCGTTCCACAGATTTGGTAAACTGGGAATACATGGGTTCTACTATGGATGAGGCCCCCGGATGGGTAAAAGATTCCTTAAATAGTAATCGTGTAAGAATGGGACTGCCGGAAATAGACAATCCGCAATATGGTTTTTGGGCCCCATGTGTTAAAAAGGCAGGTAATATATACAGAATGTATTATAGTCTTGTAGTACATGAATTAATTGAAGGTGCCGATGACTGTGCTTCGTGGGGAGAACGGCCTTACATAGGAATGATGGAATGTACCGATCTGGCATCTAACCAATGGGAAGATAAAGGAATAGTTATAACTTCGGTACCTGATGGTATAGAAGATTATTACAGGGACAGTTGTAATGATTGGAGTTCCTATTATAAATTCAATGCCATTGACCCCGGTTTAATAGTTACTCCGGAAGGTGAACATTGGTTAATTTACGGCTCCTGGATGACAGGAATTACAGCTGTACAATTAGACCCCATAACGGGAAAACCTTATCAACTTGAAAATATCGATGACTATGGGGTGCGAATAGCAGGAAGGGGAAATGTAAATGCTGATCGTTGGCAGGCACTGGAAGGAGCCGAAATAATTTATAATTCAGACACAGGTTATTATTATTTATTCCTTGCATATGATGAATTATCAGTAGCTTATAATACACGTGTGGCAAGATCTTCTTCCATAACCGGGCCGTATGTAGGTATAGACGGTTTGAATGTTACCAGTGGTGCCCAGTGCTGGCCCATGATTACACATCCTTATAAATTTGATAGTCATGCAGGATGGGTAGGCTTTTCACATTGTTCGGTTTTTCAGGACCCCTCAACGCAGCAATGGTATTATGCCTCTCAGGCAAGATTACCCGAAAATGTGCCCGGCATCAATGTTTCTAATGCAGTGATGATGGGACATGTAAGGAAAATTCATTGGACGGATGATGGCTGGCCGGTAGTTGCTCCCGAAAGGTATGCGGGTGTTCCTCAGGAAGAAATTACAGAATCGGATTTAACAGGAAGATGGGAACAAATTACCATGGAGTATCAATATAAAACGATGCAGGAATCCGTTGCTCTTATTCTTAACGACAACCATACTATATCTGGCGAGGTGAGTGGCACCTGGTCATTTGATAGCGGTTCTAATACTTTAACTGTTAACGATGTAGATTTAATTCTAGAGCAGTCATGGGATTGGGAAGCTTCCATAAGGAAAGTAACTTTAACTTATACGGGATTAACCCCCTCAGGCCGTCCGGTTTGGGGAAAAAAGAAATAA
- a CDS encoding arabinan endo-1,5-alpha-L-arabinosidase: MKIRLTILLIYFIAVTLTVKAQIKDVVVHDPVVIKQNDTYYLFCTGKGISTYLSKDLKNWQKGNPVFPEKPEWTDKVVPEFNNHIWAPDVVYHNNKYYLFYSVSAFAKNTSAIGVATNATLNPDDKNYKWTDHGIVIRSYPNRDLWNAIDPNIVFDENNTPWMAFGSFWNGLKMVKLDNDLKSVARPEEWHTLARRKRSFELDDANPGDAALEAPFIFKKNGFYYLFLSWDLCCRGENSTYKLVVGRSKSVTGPYIDKDGKLLNKGGGSLVIQGNKNWYGVGHNSVFTFGDKDYTFMHGYDASDKGLPKLIVKEVSWVDGWPIVKPMR; the protein is encoded by the coding sequence ATGAAAATACGTCTAACCATATTATTAATATATTTCATAGCAGTCACTTTAACGGTGAAAGCCCAGATAAAAGACGTGGTAGTACATGATCCGGTAGTTATAAAGCAAAATGATACCTATTATCTTTTTTGTACCGGTAAGGGTATTTCAACATACCTTTCCAAAGATTTAAAGAACTGGCAAAAGGGGAACCCGGTTTTTCCTGAAAAACCGGAGTGGACAGATAAAGTAGTTCCTGAATTCAATAACCATATCTGGGCTCCTGATGTAGTATATCATAACAATAAATATTATTTGTTTTATTCCGTTTCGGCATTTGCAAAAAATACATCCGCTATAGGAGTTGCCACTAATGCTACTTTAAACCCTGACGATAAAAACTATAAATGGACAGATCATGGTATAGTTATAAGATCATACCCCAACAGGGATTTATGGAATGCCATAGACCCAAATATTGTATTTGATGAAAATAACACCCCATGGATGGCTTTCGGCTCTTTTTGGAACGGACTTAAAATGGTAAAACTCGATAATGATTTAAAATCTGTTGCCCGGCCTGAAGAGTGGCATACTCTTGCAAGACGTAAAAGAAGTTTTGAGTTAGATGATGCCAATCCGGGAGATGCCGCTTTGGAAGCACCGTTCATATTTAAAAAGAATGGGTTCTATTATTTATTTCTCTCATGGGACCTATGTTGCCGCGGTGAAAATAGTACCTATAAATTAGTAGTGGGCCGCTCTAAATCTGTAACAGGACCTTATATTGATAAAGACGGAAAACTTCTTAATAAAGGTGGTGGGAGTTTAGTGATTCAAGGTAATAAGAATTGGTATGGTGTAGGGCATAACAGTGTGTTTACTTTTGGTGATAAAGACTACACATTTATGCATGGTTACGATGCCAGCGATAAAGGATTGCCAAAATTAATTGTTAAAGAAGTTAGTTGGGTCGATGGCTGGCCAATAGTAAAACCAATGCGTTGA
- a CDS encoding glycoside hydrolase family 2 protein: protein MNKLVLLYLPLILSLTSVKAQENLIVNTHGRKTISLNGTWHYIIDPYETGFYDYRFKERPENDPGAYWNKPLITKKADWTEHGYKDPYTIEVPGDWNSQDRMFLYYEGTIWYQRTFDKPTVNADEDIYLYFAAVNYEAHVYLNGKKLGMHKGGFTPFNFRIPPNLLKDYDNNLVIHVNNNRHKDEIPTVNTDWWNYGGITRDVKLIITSKQFIEQYHVQLDQKQDIAKAKKKDKYLLSGWIKLNEPVTTGLISLSIPELKIKKEFQVKGDSVQIAFEVDELDLWSTENPKLYDVIFNFNKHSINDKIGFRKIEVDGTKILLNGNEIFLRGICLHEEIPDERRRAYSKKDALKMLGQVRELNANMVRLSHYPHSVFMPKMADSLGILLWTEIPVYWTIDFKNPEVLKKAQSQLKEMISRDRNRASVITWGVGNETPVSEVRTRFMSTLVKDAKKIDPTRLVAAALEVGYNRGVNYVDDPLGEYTDIVALNEYLGWYGSTPEACQTAQWKIKYSKPFFISETGAGAKGGFHDQKEMRFSEEYQQWYYEEQIKMFKNQFPESFSGVAPWILNDFRSPKRNNPEYQEGWNRKGLIDENGNKKLAFYTLQQYYKELKSKGR, encoded by the coding sequence ATGAATAAATTAGTATTACTATATCTGCCTTTGATTTTGAGCCTTACCTCTGTAAAGGCTCAAGAGAATCTTATAGTTAATACCCATGGAAGAAAAACAATTTCGTTAAACGGAACATGGCATTATATTATCGATCCTTATGAAACAGGTTTTTATGATTATCGTTTTAAAGAAAGACCTGAAAATGATCCGGGAGCCTATTGGAACAAACCGCTAATTACAAAGAAAGCGGACTGGACGGAGCATGGTTATAAAGATCCCTACACCATAGAAGTCCCAGGCGATTGGAATTCACAGGATCGGATGTTTTTGTATTACGAGGGTACCATTTGGTATCAACGGACTTTTGATAAACCAACAGTTAATGCTGATGAAGATATATATCTGTATTTTGCGGCTGTTAATTATGAAGCACATGTATACCTAAATGGGAAAAAGTTAGGAATGCACAAGGGTGGATTCACACCATTCAACTTTAGAATTCCTCCTAATCTACTTAAAGATTATGATAACAATTTAGTAATTCATGTAAATAATAATCGTCATAAAGATGAAATTCCTACGGTCAATACAGATTGGTGGAATTACGGTGGTATTACAAGGGATGTTAAATTAATTATCACTTCAAAGCAATTTATAGAACAGTATCATGTGCAGTTGGATCAAAAGCAAGACATTGCAAAAGCTAAAAAAAAGGATAAATATCTACTAAGTGGTTGGATAAAATTAAACGAACCAGTTACTACAGGGCTTATTTCACTTTCTATTCCCGAACTTAAAATAAAGAAAGAATTTCAGGTTAAAGGAGATTCGGTTCAAATTGCTTTTGAAGTTGATGAATTAGACCTGTGGTCTACTGAAAATCCTAAATTATATGATGTAATTTTCAACTTTAATAAACATTCAATTAATGATAAAATCGGTTTTCGAAAGATTGAAGTTGATGGTACAAAAATCCTATTGAATGGAAATGAAATTTTCCTTCGTGGGATATGCTTGCATGAGGAGATACCAGACGAGCGCAGAAGAGCATATAGCAAGAAGGATGCTTTAAAAATGCTTGGACAAGTAAGGGAATTAAATGCCAATATGGTACGTTTGTCTCACTACCCACATAGTGTATTTATGCCAAAAATGGCAGACTCTTTAGGAATTTTGCTTTGGACTGAAATCCCGGTTTATTGGACTATTGACTTTAAAAACCCGGAAGTACTCAAGAAAGCTCAATCACAATTAAAGGAAATGATTTCTCGTGATCGTAACAGAGCTTCAGTTATTACATGGGGTGTGGGTAATGAAACACCTGTAAGCGAAGTCAGAACCCGTTTTATGAGTACTTTGGTAAAAGATGCTAAAAAAATAGACCCAACCCGTTTGGTAGCAGCTGCACTTGAAGTAGGTTATAATAGAGGCGTTAATTATGTAGATGACCCTCTTGGTGAATATACAGATATAGTTGCACTCAATGAGTATTTGGGATGGTATGGTTCAACGCCAGAAGCCTGTCAAACAGCTCAGTGGAAAATTAAGTATAGCAAACCTTTTTTTATTAGTGAAACAGGAGCTGGTGCCAAAGGTGGTTTTCATGATCAAAAAGAGATGCGTTTTAGTGAAGAATATCAGCAGTGGTATTATGAAGAACAAATTAAAATGTTTAAAAATCAGTTTCCGGAAAGTTTTAGTGGAGTAGCTCCATGGATTTTGAACGATTTTCGTTCTCCCAAGCGGAATAATCCGGAATATCAAGAAGGCTGGAATCGTAAGGGGCTAATTGATGAAAATGGAAATAAAAAGTTGGCGTTTTATACGCTACAACAATATTATAAAGAATTAAAAAGTAAAGGCAGATAA